The Theropithecus gelada isolate Dixy chromosome 11, Tgel_1.0, whole genome shotgun sequence genome includes a region encoding these proteins:
- the FRS2 gene encoding fibroblast growth factor receptor substrate 2, which translates to MGSCCSCPDKDTVPDNHRNKFKVINVDDDGNELGSGIMELTDTELILYTRKRDSVKWHYLCLRRYGYDSNLFSFESGRRCQTGQGIFAFKCARAEELFNMLQEIMQNNSINVVEEPVVERNNHQTELEVPRTPRTPTTPGFAAQNLPNGYPRYPSFGDASSHPSSRHPSVGSARLPSVGEESTHPLLVAEEQVHTYVNTTGVQEERKNRTSVHVPLEARVSNAESNTPKEEPSSIEDRDPQILLEPEGVKFVLGPTPVQKQLMEKEKLEQLGRDQVSGSGANNTEWDTGYDSDERRDAPSVNKLVYENINGLSIPSASGVRRGRLTSTSTSDTQNINNSAQRRTALLNYENLPSLPPVWEARKLSRDEDDNLGPKTPSLNGYHNNLDPMHNYVNTENVTVPASAHKIEYSRRRDCTPTVFNFDIRRPSLEHRQLNYIQVDLEGGSDSDNPQTPKTPTTPLPQTPTRRTELYAVIDIERTAAMSNLQKALPRDDGTSRKTRHNSTDLPM; encoded by the exons ATGGGTAGCTGTTGTAGCTGTCCAGATAAAGACACTGTCCCAGATAACCATCGGAACAAGTTTAAG gtcattAATGTGGATGATGATGGGAATGAGTTAGGTTCTGGCATAATGGAACTTACAGACACAGAACTGATTTTATACACCCGCAAACGTGACTCAGTAAAATGGCACTACCTCTGCCTGCGACGCTATGGCTATGACTCgaatctcttttcttttgaaagtgGTCGAAGGTGTCAAACTGGACAAG GAATCTTTGCCTTTAAGTGTGCCCGTGCAGAAGAATTATTTAACATGTTGCAAGAGATTATGCAAAATAATAGTATAAATGTGGTGGAAGAGCCAGTTGTAGAAAGGAATAATCATCAGACAGAATTGGAAGTCCCTAGAACACCTCGAACACCTACAA ctcCAGGATTTGCTGCTCAGAACTTACCTAATGGATATCCCCGATATCCCTCATTTGGAGATGCTTCATCCCATCCTTCAAGCAGACATCCTTCTGTGGGAAGTGCTCGCCTGCCTTCAGTAGGGGAAGAATCTACACATCCTTTGCTTGTGGCTGAGGAACAA gtACATACCTATGTCAACACTACAGGTGTGCAAGAAGAGCGGAAAAACCGCACAAGTGTGCATGTTCCATTGGAGGCGAGGGTTTCTAACGCTGAAAGCAACACACCAAAAGAAGAACCAAGTAGTATTGAGGACAGGGATCCTCAGATTCTTCTTGAACCTGAAGGAGTCAAATTTGTTTTAGGGCCAACGCCTGTTCAAAAGCAAttaatggaaaaagagaaattggAGCAACTTGGAAGAGATCAAGTTAGTGGAAGTGGAGCAAATAACACAGAATGGGACACTGGCTATGACAGTGATGAACGAAGAGATGCACCCTCTGTTAACAAACTGgtgtatgaaaatataaatgggctaTCTATCCCTAGTGCCTCAGGGGTCAGGAGAGGTCGTCTGACATCCACCAGTACCTCAGATACCCAGAATATCAACAACTCAGCTCAGAGAAGAACTGCATTATTAAACTATGAAAATCTACCATCTTTGCCTCCTGTTTGGGAAGCCCGCAAGCTAAGTAGGGATGAAGATGACAATTTAGGaccaaagaccccatctctaaatggCTACCATAATAATCTAGATCCAATGCATAACTATGTAAATACAGAGAATGTAACAGTGCCGGCAAGTGCTCACAAAATAGAATATTCAAGGCGTCGGGACTGTACACCTACAGTCTTTAACTTTGATATCAGACGCCCAAGTTTAGAACACAGGCAGCTTAATTACATACAGGTTGACTTGGAAGGTGGCAGTGACTCTGACAACCCTCAGACTCCAAAAACGCCTACAACTCCCCTTCCACAAACCCCTACCAGGCGCACAGAGCTGTATGCCGTGATAGACATCGAGAGAACTGCTGCTATGTCAAATTTGCAGAAAGCACTGCCACGAGATGATGGTACATCTAGGAAAACTAGACACAATAGTACTGATCTGCCCATGTGA